In bacterium, a single genomic region encodes these proteins:
- a CDS encoding biotin/lipoyl-containing protein — translation MLFSSSAWAIRAIAGDGQIQISWISPTKNVDGTPLLDLAGYDIYRGTTREEQKEKINRELISECSYIDSGLKNGQTYYYVVRAVDFSGNPSAPSEYVFATPTILPPPGFAAIGDDNRVKLFWEESANRSIRGYHLYRTGRQGQEYRKITEVPIECTYFEDHEVKNGLTYYYTITSVSEDGLESPQSEEKEATPSANPVEPSDLKAAYVLGKVKLEWPASTDPQLAGYHVYRRNSIEEKQFQKLTEKLLVATSYLDETAEENKRYLYSVVSVNKQGKESKFPLEVHCYTQSLYIASITEDTEGKARKAGDIVTLVMRGEPGCHASFTIEGLTENQAMKETSPGVYHREFIIPKGANLSNAPVWGCLADTRDNRSMKKAAGTISIKNDPPPPVQAVTGKINAYGQPEISWTPPPPESFSAVEVIRSPSAIDPDFPPPSADILVKKELSTYTDEKADAGALYYYVVRTVDEAGNRSKISEAVPIDLSQHASSPAIYSVIDDTLGVPVKTGRIIKVTVEGDRGCEASFSIEGVVQWSPLEELRPGIYQGEYEVKATDEAKEAVLVARLVDQAKREKLGKGEKPLRINVQADDREPPAIARVEHNGTRVAGISGKLVAGDLLCVTLSGEPGGIAFFSLGPEGKKVSMEESRFTQGEYQGTYAIQPGDDAEEITVWGHLSDPAGNITSKSSENRLTIDTRAIITVKPEKGDDSLHADEKSQKEITIEVKDVNEKPLSNHHIALTLSTTDEYTDVVGGGDFGQKIDNGKLAIDFEDVTDSFGRIKAKYTAGNAAKTALIIAKDLDTGHAGAGYITTYIESSLDLWLVQPMQQSRALAEAEDGDAVSMILTADPENITADGRSRSRITVRLLDKYGKPAARKYRVSFSQVFPDKPEGRLSPQTIETHAGSGYVYYQAGKNYGPVTIQAVATRVENPESAPPVAPVEVSIYQMSDAPARLIMETDPEKKNTLETDIGDSVNIKLTVTDINKNPNQDAVIQLWLQDERGNISRNGRLSASALETDKNGGASCTYWAGQTPGLVRIMARYTSEIPRKEKELLRARGSLFVPLWKQEEDSILDSHRWMDMVRDVQGTIKEWFKAEGDEVHKGEPLALIEIERHGEIVLRAPGDGRLIDIKVLRGEDILVGQTVGFMELEEK, via the coding sequence ATGCTTTTTTCTTCCTCTGCCTGGGCCATTCGGGCCATAGCGGGAGATGGACAGATTCAGATATCCTGGATTTCTCCCACCAAAAACGTGGATGGGACTCCTCTTCTGGACCTGGCCGGATATGATATCTACCGGGGAACCACGCGGGAAGAACAGAAAGAGAAAATAAACAGGGAGCTTATCTCTGAATGCTCGTATATCGACAGCGGGCTCAAAAACGGCCAGACATACTATTATGTCGTCAGAGCGGTGGATTTCAGCGGTAATCCGAGCGCTCCATCCGAATATGTCTTTGCCACTCCCACCATCCTTCCCCCGCCAGGATTTGCCGCCATCGGCGATGACAACCGGGTCAAGCTGTTCTGGGAGGAAAGCGCGAATCGCTCGATCCGGGGATACCATCTGTACCGGACCGGCAGGCAGGGACAGGAATATCGAAAAATCACCGAGGTGCCCATCGAATGCACCTATTTTGAAGACCATGAGGTAAAAAATGGTCTTACCTATTACTATACTATTACCTCCGTCAGCGAGGATGGACTGGAAAGCCCCCAGTCCGAGGAAAAGGAGGCGACTCCCAGTGCCAATCCGGTCGAGCCTTCCGATTTGAAAGCTGCCTATGTGCTGGGCAAGGTTAAACTGGAATGGCCGGCAAGCACTGACCCTCAACTTGCAGGCTATCACGTTTACCGGCGAAACTCCATTGAAGAAAAGCAATTTCAAAAACTCACCGAAAAATTGCTTGTCGCTACCTCCTACCTGGACGAAACCGCTGAAGAAAATAAACGATACCTCTATTCGGTGGTCAGCGTGAACAAGCAGGGAAAAGAGAGCAAGTTCCCGCTGGAGGTCCACTGCTATACGCAGAGCCTGTACATTGCCTCCATCACCGAAGATACGGAAGGGAAAGCCCGGAAGGCCGGTGATATAGTCACGCTCGTTATGCGGGGTGAGCCTGGCTGCCATGCCTCTTTTACTATCGAAGGCCTGACCGAGAATCAGGCCATGAAAGAGACCAGCCCCGGTGTATACCATCGGGAATTCATCATACCCAAGGGTGCCAATTTGAGCAATGCGCCGGTTTGGGGATGCCTTGCCGATACCCGGGACAACAGGAGCATGAAAAAGGCTGCGGGCACAATTTCCATTAAAAACGATCCGCCGCCGCCGGTCCAGGCTGTCACCGGCAAGATCAATGCTTACGGTCAGCCTGAAATATCCTGGACACCACCCCCTCCGGAGAGTTTCTCGGCGGTGGAAGTTATCCGCTCGCCTTCGGCCATTGATCCGGACTTCCCGCCGCCATCGGCTGATATTCTCGTCAAGAAAGAGCTTTCCACCTATACCGATGAAAAGGCTGATGCCGGTGCGCTTTACTATTACGTAGTCCGGACCGTGGATGAGGCCGGGAACCGGTCGAAGATTTCCGAGGCAGTGCCGATTGATCTGTCGCAGCACGCTTCGTCTCCGGCCATTTATTCCGTTATCGACGATACCCTGGGAGTTCCGGTTAAAACAGGCCGGATCATCAAAGTAACCGTGGAAGGGGACCGGGGATGCGAAGCCTCCTTTTCCATAGAGGGAGTGGTTCAGTGGAGTCCTCTGGAAGAGCTGCGTCCGGGAATCTATCAGGGTGAATACGAAGTCAAGGCGACGGATGAAGCAAAGGAGGCAGTCCTGGTGGCCAGATTGGTTGACCAGGCTAAAAGAGAAAAGCTTGGCAAGGGTGAAAAGCCCCTGCGGATCAACGTCCAGGCGGATGACCGGGAGCCGCCCGCTATTGCCAGAGTCGAGCATAATGGCACCCGGGTAGCCGGAATTTCGGGAAAGCTGGTGGCCGGAGACCTGCTCTGCGTTACCCTTTCCGGGGAGCCTGGGGGAATCGCCTTTTTCAGCCTCGGCCCCGAAGGGAAGAAGGTCTCAATGGAGGAATCCCGGTTCACTCAGGGAGAATATCAGGGCACCTATGCCATTCAGCCGGGAGATGATGCAGAGGAAATCACGGTCTGGGGGCATTTGTCCGATCCGGCTGGCAATATAACCAGCAAGAGCAGCGAAAATCGCCTGACGATCGACACCCGGGCCATCATTACCGTGAAACCGGAAAAGGGTGATGATTCGCTGCATGCCGATGAAAAATCTCAAAAAGAGATCACCATAGAGGTCAAGGATGTCAATGAAAAGCCCTTAAGCAACCATCATATTGCCTTGACCCTGTCCACAACCGATGAATATACGGATGTTGTTGGCGGAGGTGACTTTGGCCAGAAAATCGACAATGGGAAACTGGCCATTGACTTCGAGGATGTCACCGACAGTTTCGGGCGGATCAAGGCCAAATATACAGCCGGTAATGCTGCCAAAACAGCCCTGATTATCGCCAAAGACCTGGATACCGGCCATGCTGGAGCAGGCTATATAACCACCTATATTGAAAGCAGCCTGGACCTTTGGCTGGTACAGCCGATGCAGCAAAGCAGAGCCCTGGCAGAAGCCGAAGATGGAGATGCAGTCAGTATGATCCTGACGGCAGACCCGGAAAACATCACGGCAGATGGCCGCAGCCGGTCGAGGATCACCGTCCGGCTGCTGGATAAATACGGGAAACCGGCTGCCAGGAAATACCGGGTTTCATTCTCTCAGGTGTTTCCAGATAAGCCTGAGGGGAGGCTGAGTCCCCAGACAATCGAAACTCATGCAGGAAGCGGGTATGTCTATTATCAGGCAGGAAAAAATTACGGTCCGGTAACCATACAAGCGGTAGCCACGCGGGTGGAAAACCCTGAGAGTGCTCCTCCAGTCGCCCCGGTAGAAGTCAGCATCTACCAAATGAGCGATGCCCCGGCCAGGCTTATTATGGAGACTGATCCGGAGAAGAAGAACACTCTTGAAACGGACATCGGAGATTCTGTCAATATCAAGCTCACCGTTACCGATATCAATAAAAACCCCAATCAGGATGCTGTTATCCAGCTCTGGTTACAGGATGAGCGAGGGAATATTTCCCGAAATGGCAGGCTGTCAGCATCTGCCCTGGAAACCGATAAAAATGGCGGGGCCTCCTGCACCTACTGGGCAGGTCAAACTCCTGGCCTTGTGCGAATCATGGCCAGATATACTTCTGAGATACCGAGGAAGGAGAAGGAGCTTCTTCGCGCCCGCGGGAGCCTCTTTGTTCCGCTCTGGAAGCAGGAAGAAGACAGCATCCTCGATAGCCATCGATGGATGGACATGGTCAGGGATGTTCAGGGGACTATCAAGGAATGGTTCAAAGCCGAGGGTGACGAGGTCCATAAAGGAGAGCCGCTGGCCCTCATCGAAATCGAACGGCACGGCGAAATCGTGCTCAGGGCTCCGGGTGATGGAAGACTGATCGATATCAAAGTACTGCGGGGAGAAGATATCCTGGTCGGCCAGACAGTTGGATTTATGGAACTTGAGGAGAAGTAA
- a CDS encoding cytochrome c3 family protein: MVIKIVGWSALFIAMGISGYNILHTLFAEAQVPLPPPTSPPLSCTGCHDFQASLFTSFPDHHPNAVASSVSTDMVTKVNAIRQDCCACHNYLINHTRGVVMLRDPDPLDAYPYNGDPILTNNFCLSCHDLPNDPANPPVWFSVNGVVSPSRIIAPLWSVPCGHAVNRRRNLRCLDCHKYHGSNFKSMLQLEQPRLCYMNGCHPEKAVEFDPLNPSHHHVEGVLLGGVPSNVIACCDCHNPHHDTTMEAGHPISDPYSKADLYPVTPVPEATLPIIGIAGFPISGTPFYVGNVNAAGVPAVDLFCLECHAPDIFTPPNPPWPGAPNISFELNNKYYDPLLTASNFFYPHQHAPASGSCSTCHLVKTGTRPFNVINGHYTHLKNGSCTYCHDPHGTLGTFVGGTVAGTIGVQRGHILKDWLLADAAVVSPLPAGGGYQAVGSPATATAVITSVNGASSCYINDPLGGCHSITHIHNPVKIKTNITCNTTSCHLKFVPLLLRQGATTSGKKDDVAPEPPK; this comes from the coding sequence ATGGTAATCAAAATCGTGGGCTGGAGCGCTCTATTCATCGCCATGGGCATTTCAGGATACAACATACTGCATACTCTTTTTGCAGAGGCTCAGGTTCCTTTGCCACCGCCAACAAGTCCGCCGTTGAGCTGTACCGGCTGCCATGATTTTCAGGCCAGTCTGTTTACCAGCTTCCCCGACCATCACCCCAATGCCGTTGCCTCCTCGGTTTCAACCGATATGGTGACCAAGGTAAATGCCATCCGCCAGGACTGCTGCGCCTGCCATAATTACCTGATCAACCATACGCGGGGTGTGGTCATGCTCCGTGACCCTGATCCCCTGGATGCCTACCCCTATAATGGGGACCCGATTCTGACCAACAATTTTTGCCTCAGCTGCCATGACCTCCCCAACGACCCGGCAAATCCGCCGGTCTGGTTCAGTGTCAACGGCGTGGTCTCGCCAAGCAGGATCATCGCTCCCCTGTGGAGCGTGCCCTGTGGCCATGCGGTCAACCGGAGGCGAAACCTGCGCTGCCTCGACTGCCACAAGTATCATGGATCAAACTTCAAGAGCATGCTCCAGCTTGAGCAGCCGCGGCTGTGTTACATGAATGGCTGTCATCCGGAAAAAGCTGTTGAATTCGATCCCCTGAATCCCTCCCATCATCATGTCGAGGGTGTGCTGCTCGGCGGAGTGCCAAGCAATGTAATTGCCTGCTGTGACTGCCATAACCCGCATCACGATACCACGATGGAAGCCGGGCATCCGATTTCCGATCCCTATTCGAAAGCCGATTTATATCCGGTTACGCCGGTTCCGGAGGCAACGTTGCCCATCATCGGCATAGCCGGATTTCCGATCTCAGGGACACCCTTTTATGTCGGCAATGTCAATGCAGCCGGAGTTCCGGCTGTGGACCTGTTCTGCCTGGAATGCCATGCACCGGATATCTTCACCCCTCCGAACCCGCCCTGGCCGGGGGCACCGAATATTTCCTTTGAGCTGAATAATAAATATTACGATCCGCTGCTGACAGCCTCCAATTTCTTTTACCCCCATCAGCATGCCCCGGCTTCGGGGAGTTGCAGTACCTGCCATCTGGTCAAAACAGGGACCCGGCCGTTTAATGTCATCAATGGCCATTATACCCATTTAAAAAATGGCTCCTGCACCTATTGCCATGATCCCCACGGAACCCTGGGAACTTTTGTCGGCGGGACGGTCGCAGGCACTATCGGTGTTCAGCGGGGACACATTTTAAAAGACTGGCTGCTGGCCGATGCAGCCGTAGTCAGCCCCCTTCCCGCCGGAGGGGGATATCAGGCCGTGGGTTCCCCCGCTACTGCAACAGCGGTTATTACCTCGGTTAACGGGGCTTCAAGCTGCTATATCAATGATCCCCTGGGGGGATGTCACAGCATCACCCACATCCATAACCCGGTTAAGATCAAAACAAATATCACCTGTAATACGACTTCCTGTCATCTGAAATTCGTTCCTCTCCTGCTGCGCCAGGGAGCGACGACGTCGGGGAAAAAGGATGATGTGGCTCCCGAGCCACCGAAATGA
- a CDS encoding radical SAM protein translates to MLDDYTIRFFDNRLTGTLTAAHTEGRLILCTLCPSGREYRLAFDYGRLRSIRSATPEMRERRVSRLLLERDFWGRWYPAGEMESIPWETDFPFLSWADISIRTVTGFAYAILQRAYQAIPDREISSRPELKALVLDALAFDFPTLEAERKDSQEMEGDLSLILPPFTDPRLCFPVMQGCRKRFLYGPCSFCDTFLARPFRLLSPSETLLCAHKKMRWLDGRVRSGYELFLTEGDALAASLQSLETIIQFLRREFPDIPRISAFSSVLSIMGDGGKVEGKSSIELQRLRQAGLSRIYLGIESGSDRVLEDMNKQTTRKEQLIAARKIREAGLELACMIITGYGGRELFREHLAGTVEFLNQSCPDRVFFSRMTPKPDTLYCSRCYTPLSRAEMEAWEREVQARVSNKVVFRQYTPLDTSHSRSRRW, encoded by the coding sequence ATGCTCGACGACTATACTATCCGCTTTTTCGATAATCGCCTGACAGGTACCCTTACTGCTGCCCATACGGAGGGCAGGCTGATCCTCTGTACCTTGTGCCCTTCCGGCCGGGAGTACCGGCTTGCCTTTGATTATGGCCGCCTGCGCTCGATTCGCTCTGCAACACCTGAAATGCGGGAGCGTCGGGTGTCCCGATTACTTCTTGAGCGGGACTTCTGGGGGAGGTGGTATCCGGCAGGGGAAATGGAAAGTATTCCGTGGGAGACGGATTTTCCTTTTCTTTCCTGGGCGGATATATCGATCAGGACCGTGACAGGCTTTGCCTATGCCATACTTCAACGGGCTTACCAGGCAATACCGGACCGCGAAATCTCCAGCAGGCCGGAGCTCAAGGCACTCGTTTTGGATGCTCTTGCCTTCGATTTCCCGACCCTCGAAGCGGAACGAAAGGACTCTCAGGAGATGGAGGGTGATTTGTCATTGATCCTTCCGCCGTTTACCGATCCCCGGCTCTGCTTTCCGGTAATGCAGGGGTGCAGAAAGCGGTTTTTGTATGGGCCGTGCAGCTTTTGTGATACTTTTCTCGCGCGTCCCTTTCGTCTTCTCTCCCCTTCTGAAACACTGCTCTGTGCACACAAGAAAATGAGGTGGCTCGACGGCAGGGTGAGAAGCGGGTATGAGCTTTTTTTAACCGAGGGGGATGCGCTGGCTGCATCCCTGCAATCGCTTGAGACAATCATTCAGTTTCTGCGCCGGGAGTTTCCTGATATCCCCCGCATTTCCGCTTTTTCCAGTGTGCTCAGTATCATGGGAGATGGTGGAAAGGTCGAGGGAAAATCCAGTATCGAATTGCAGCGGTTGAGGCAGGCCGGACTGAGCAGAATATATCTGGGGATAGAGTCAGGAAGCGATCGGGTATTGGAGGACATGAATAAACAGACCACCCGGAAAGAGCAGTTGATAGCTGCCCGCAAGATTCGGGAAGCAGGTCTTGAGCTGGCCTGTATGATCATCACCGGGTATGGCGGCAGGGAATTATTTCGGGAGCACTTGGCGGGTACAGTGGAGTTTCTCAATCAAAGCTGCCCGGACCGGGTCTTTTTTTCCCGGATGACCCCTAAACCCGACACTCTGTACTGCTCGCGGTGCTATACTCCCTTGAGTCGTGCGGAAATGGAAGCGTGGGAGCGGGAAGTGCAGGCAAGGGTATCGAACAAAGTGGTTTTTCGGCAGTATACTCCATTAGATACCAGCCATTCGAGAAGTCGTCGATGGTGA
- a CDS encoding cytochrome c3 family protein, with product MKIFSHAFLQLVIAGSLAVCLYLIFPSAVMAVNGPHFFDPNMEGVDRGTYRGACAVCHTPHGGKGPKIWAKDIPDPENATFGGVRGLCYSCHDGSGGAYSGLRDVFSRKNFEDHVMHTAATVKPGDYPLAASLKMVGSINKKVFPLNPEDWDTVPSVKAGTAHGRQNLNYYRGGSGFYCGSCHNPHGDPSGVYQQGSDYLRSKDKNVGTPGRRKEFCNECHGNIHAPDSDCLDCHHPHQGATLISDNEVIGRKIFIHEVVPVPFAAKPNVPRITDGPGNDFPSSLCYGCHGPQGAAQWGPAGATTIYGDDSATPREHHPMGTQAVLGKIPRARGCGESLMNKAGELTCTSCHDGFHQGDRANNFLRWDFSQDSALFCCVCHPDKSAYNLGDEKYGHHQMCETSPLKRLVTVKDAETKANIQKQAGCGNCMLCHFIHDGQNEDGTQRGELLTPDLDALMRVPPLNLAWADKWNDADLFDYEDMCFGCHGRSSIVKGPGLSGSKLLPPRSLDPAERTIPGSIRFSHRFATAPKSETTALNIRPGGKFPLSDGPGPVTLDDYGVSAGLIYCGTCHDVHNNRSNPRSPYLHGTQSPYAAMGFCEECHTAPGSTMFVDPLLNHPLGRGPNLASGTTSISWLPEFTTGLSGEKGGVTFTPAGEAPAAGRVICLTCHSVHAASTTFDGWADFPHSLDGVSAPGNHGNLLVMDNYFDPSGSDMCIRCHPGVSGIVNSPHDFSPGYRPGCKIGQKGLCSACHVPHNAAAGITWNNKPIMWARSLTAEESCFQQKINPAYTLGDTILCYDCHSRCNDDPPLAAYGEFIPQDVAFVDMPGGELIGYYEIAPLWLQNVPPYGFKTGGHYIKSPMTGGIMKGDKLACSDCHDPHRGWTKAKTQNQAFIKEVLGGKVNGGFYASRNMAYHKEQRNSTESRLICVNCHGWSYQPSSGLGPASVPFVAVNPSWGSPQPITPPTPTVYEHSSLGAYACTDCHQHNRITVFCIDCHSFPPTTTGNGWSKPGDTDENYPGGAGAHSVHVFNCKYDCLTCHVGCLHNAGGATVANPIFIRSKVSVDFNPLFGFPRVVGEYPTKMSYPGLPALYNPIEQTCFVGCHNPLVGDPDEAPNLINPTPSWSLAIKRPTPPTTPSPSLPAWMPNPLLDPEYQKLLTAPQALPPEVLPGVPWPLPAIP from the coding sequence ATGAAAATTTTTTCCCATGCCTTTCTCCAATTGGTCATCGCCGGTAGTCTGGCCGTATGCCTTTACCTTATTTTTCCTTCGGCAGTCATGGCCGTGAACGGGCCCCATTTCTTTGATCCGAATATGGAAGGTGTAGATAGGGGGACATACCGGGGGGCCTGTGCGGTCTGCCATACACCGCATGGAGGAAAGGGACCGAAGATATGGGCCAAAGATATTCCTGATCCGGAGAATGCCACCTTCGGTGGAGTCCGCGGGCTTTGCTATTCCTGTCATGACGGTTCAGGAGGCGCTTACAGCGGGCTGCGGGATGTCTTCTCCCGGAAAAACTTTGAAGACCATGTCATGCACACGGCAGCGACCGTCAAACCGGGTGATTATCCCCTGGCTGCCAGCCTGAAGATGGTTGGCAGTATCAATAAGAAGGTCTTTCCGCTGAATCCCGAGGACTGGGATACGGTCCCCTCTGTCAAGGCGGGGACTGCTCACGGACGCCAGAACCTTAATTATTATCGGGGAGGGAGCGGCTTTTACTGCGGGAGCTGCCATAACCCCCACGGAGATCCTTCGGGAGTCTATCAGCAGGGCAGTGATTACCTTCGCAGTAAGGATAAAAATGTCGGTACTCCCGGCAGAAGGAAGGAATTCTGCAACGAGTGTCACGGCAATATCCATGCGCCGGACAGTGATTGCCTGGACTGCCATCATCCTCACCAGGGGGCAACCCTGATTTCCGATAATGAGGTCATTGGCCGCAAGATTTTTATCCATGAGGTGGTTCCCGTGCCGTTTGCAGCCAAACCCAATGTCCCGCGAATTACGGATGGTCCGGGAAACGACTTTCCGTCTTCTCTCTGCTACGGCTGTCACGGTCCGCAGGGCGCGGCCCAATGGGGTCCGGCAGGTGCAACCACCATTTATGGCGATGACAGTGCCACTCCCCGGGAACATCATCCGATGGGCACGCAGGCGGTTCTGGGAAAGATTCCCCGGGCCAGGGGGTGTGGAGAATCCCTGATGAATAAAGCGGGTGAATTGACCTGCACCTCCTGTCATGATGGATTTCATCAGGGCGATCGGGCCAACAATTTTCTGCGCTGGGATTTTTCCCAGGATTCGGCGCTCTTTTGCTGTGTGTGTCATCCGGACAAAAGCGCCTATAATCTGGGAGATGAAAAGTACGGTCATCACCAGATGTGCGAAACTTCTCCGCTCAAGCGTCTGGTGACGGTAAAGGATGCGGAAACCAAAGCCAATATACAGAAGCAGGCAGGCTGCGGCAACTGCATGCTCTGCCATTTTATTCATGACGGACAGAATGAGGATGGGACTCAGCGGGGAGAGCTTTTAACCCCTGACCTGGATGCCCTGATGCGGGTTCCCCCGCTGAATCTGGCCTGGGCGGACAAATGGAACGATGCTGATCTTTTTGATTATGAAGACATGTGTTTTGGCTGTCATGGCCGCTCCAGCATCGTCAAGGGACCGGGCCTTTCCGGTTCCAAGCTGCTTCCTCCCCGCAGCCTCGATCCGGCGGAGCGGACCATACCGGGAAGCATCCGGTTCAGCCACCGGTTCGCCACCGCGCCAAAGAGTGAGACGACGGCTCTCAATATCAGGCCGGGAGGCAAGTTTCCGCTGTCGGACGGTCCTGGTCCCGTTACCCTGGACGATTACGGAGTGAGTGCCGGGCTGATTTACTGCGGGACCTGTCACGATGTCCACAATAATCGCAGTAACCCCCGCTCTCCCTACCTCCACGGCACGCAATCCCCCTATGCGGCCATGGGATTCTGTGAAGAATGCCATACCGCTCCCGGCAGCACCATGTTCGTCGATCCTCTGCTCAACCACCCGCTGGGTAGGGGGCCAAACCTTGCTTCCGGTACGACCAGCATAAGCTGGCTGCCGGAATTTACGACCGGCCTGAGCGGAGAAAAAGGCGGGGTCACATTCACCCCTGCCGGAGAGGCCCCGGCCGCAGGACGGGTTATCTGTCTGACCTGCCACAGCGTTCACGCAGCCTCCACCACCTTTGACGGATGGGCGGACTTTCCCCATTCCCTCGATGGAGTATCCGCTCCGGGAAATCATGGCAACCTGCTGGTGATGGATAATTATTTCGATCCTTCGGGCAGTGACATGTGCATCCGCTGTCATCCCGGTGTTTCCGGAATTGTCAATTCTCCCCATGATTTTTCACCCGGCTACCGGCCCGGGTGCAAGATCGGTCAAAAGGGCCTGTGCTCCGCCTGTCATGTGCCGCATAATGCCGCCGCAGGAATAACCTGGAACAATAAGCCGATCATGTGGGCCAGAAGTCTGACTGCCGAAGAGTCCTGCTTCCAGCAGAAAATCAACCCTGCCTATACACTCGGCGATACCATTTTGTGCTATGACTGTCATTCCCGCTGCAACGACGATCCTCCTCTGGCTGCCTACGGGGAGTTTATTCCACAGGATGTGGCTTTCGTGGATATGCCCGGAGGAGAGCTGATCGGTTATTATGAAATCGCTCCCCTCTGGCTGCAAAATGTGCCTCCTTACGGGTTTAAAACAGGCGGCCATTATATCAAGTCACCCATGACCGGCGGGATTATGAAAGGTGATAAACTGGCCTGCAGCGACTGCCATGACCCCCATCGGGGCTGGACCAAGGCCAAAACCCAGAACCAGGCGTTTATCAAGGAAGTTTTAGGGGGGAAGGTCAATGGCGGATTCTATGCCAGCCGCAATATGGCTTACCACAAGGAACAGCGCAACAGTACCGAAAGCCGCCTGATCTGCGTCAACTGCCACGGCTGGTCATATCAGCCCTCAAGCGGTCTTGGACCGGCATCGGTGCCCTTTGTGGCCGTCAACCCCTCCTGGGGGAGCCCGCAGCCGATTACTCCGCCGACTCCGACCGTGTATGAGCATTCCAGCCTGGGGGCTTATGCCTGTACCGACTGTCATCAGCATAACCGGATTACGGTCTTTTGCATCGACTGCCACAGCTTCCCGCCGACAACCACCGGCAACGGCTGGTCAAAACCCGGGGATACGGATGAGAATTACCCTGGCGGGGCCGGTGCCCATTCGGTGCATGTTTTCAACTGCAAGTACGATTGCCTGACCTGCCATGTCGGCTGCCTGCATAACGCTGGTGGGGCGACTGTGGCTAATCCGATTTTTATCCGCTCGAAAGTCAGTGTCGATTTTAATCCCCTCTTCGGCTTTCCCCGGGTAGTGGGGGAGTATCCGACCAAAATGAGCTATCCGGGATTGCCTGCTTTATACAATCCGATTGAGCAGACCTGCTTCGTAGGATGTCATAACCCTCTGGTGGGAGACCCGGATGAGGCCCCGAATCTGATAAATCCAACCCCCAGTTGGTCCCTGGCCATCAAGCGGCCGACACCGCCGACTACCCCGTCACCCTCGCTGCCTGCCTGGATGCCGAACCCGCTGCTTGATCCGGAGTATCAGAAACTGCTGACCGCGCCGCAGGCGCTGCCACCTGAAGTTTTACCCGGAGTGCCCTGGCCTTTACCGGCGATCCCTTAG
- a CDS encoding integration host factor subunit alpha produces the protein MTKEEIIRAIWDQFPNITVNEARRIYETTINLLKETLVKGESIEIRGFGKFTVREKNKRMGRNPRTGEEAVIVERKVVTFKPSKIFRGMVCDNNGDE, from the coding sequence ATGACTAAAGAAGAAATTATTAGAGCCATCTGGGATCAATTTCCCAATATTACGGTTAATGAGGCACGACGGATATATGAGACTACCATTAACCTCCTGAAGGAAACCCTGGTGAAGGGCGAATCTATCGAGATCAGAGGTTTTGGTAAGTTTACTGTCCGGGAGAAAAACAAGAGAATGGGCAGAAATCCGAGAACTGGTGAAGAAGCGGTAATTGTTGAGCGAAAGGTGGTCACGTTTAAACCATCGAAGATATTCCGGGGTATGGTCTGCGATAATAACGGAGATGAGTAA